The nucleotide window atgtattaTAATAAGACAATGcttttgatgttttcttttaaatttacgGGGCTTTGCTTTGCGGCTCGTGAATTGTTAGGCGCTGTTTTCACAGGCACGATTAGTTGttcaaaaaacggaaagaaaccacaaatagttttgcttttgtATGTACAAACGAAGCGCAGCTGTTGCCTAACAAATGTTTCGCGCTGAGCAATCACTCGCAGTTTAAATTGTGAGTAAAATTCGGTAAGTTatcaaattttttttattaactttgtttcaaatttgaaaTGGCGAATAAAGCGGATTTTACCAACAATATATAAAGAAAATTGGATCATTTTTGTCGATTAATTGACGTAATTATCCTTCATAATCGCAAACAGATTGAACGAGATCTGTTGAATAGAATATTTGCTGTGCGAATGTTATGTAAATGCGTTGGTTTATCAGCTCCATCCCAGGACGTACTCGCTTGCTGGCCGTCATCGGTGATGAGCATGGGTTTAACACATTAATTGCCATCTCCTGTTGGTCATTTGAGGATTTAAATCACTATCGTCAGTGGGGTTCATCTTCCCTTTTGTCGCCCATAAACTTCGCTCGCCAGTGTACGGAAAACCGGAGTTATTTTACGTTTCGATTTTCAAACTCACAACCAACCAAACTTCTGCTACTGCAAATCCGGTTAGAAAAACGTATACGAAGAATAATGCATTGACCCACAAAGAGCCTACACGTCAGAGAACTGTAAAGCGATCTTTTACGTATTCATTTGGTGGCCCTGAAAAGGGCCGttttgatgctgctgctgtttgatgctgttgttgctgatgtttgACGGTCTAGCAGTTTAGCCTCCAAAACCGTACAGAGTGCGGCCCTGGCGCTTCAGAGCGTACACCACATCCATGGCCGTGACGGTCTTGCGCTTGGCGTGCTCGGTGTAGGTGACCGCATCGCGGATCACGTTCTCCAGGAACACCTTCAGCACACCGCGCGTTTCCTCGTAGATCAGCCCGGAAATGCGCTTGACGCCTCCACGGCGCGCCAGACGGCGGATGGCCGGCTTGGTGATGCCCTGGATGTTGTCCCGAAGAACCTTCCGGTGCCGCTTAGCTCCACCCTTTCCAAGACCTTTTCCTCCCTTTCCGCGTCCAGTCATGTTGAAGATACGATGTCACACGAAACTAACCTTCTCAGTCAAAAAATAAACTTGCaatgaacaaaattgaaaatttttcaTACATTTATACTACGCGGAAAGAGCAATTCCGTGGATGTGTACGTGAAAGGCGCATGGCGCGAAACATTAGAATGGGTGCGTGAAGTCGCAAACgtttgagtgtgtgcgtgcgtgatgtGTCGATTGCTTTAAgctggtgtgtgtggcgttg belongs to Anopheles cruzii unplaced genomic scaffold, idAnoCruzAS_RS32_06 scaffold00937_ctg1, whole genome shotgun sequence and includes:
- the LOC128276327 gene encoding histone H4, with the protein product MTGRGKGGKGLGKGGAKRHRKVLRDNIQGITKPAIRRLARRGGVKRISGLIYEETRGVLKVFLENVIRDAVTYTEHAKRKTVTAMDVVYALKRQGRTLYGFGG